From the genome of Vicia villosa cultivar HV-30 ecotype Madison, WI linkage group LG2, Vvil1.0, whole genome shotgun sequence, one region includes:
- the LOC131648874 gene encoding F-box/kelch-repeat protein At3g06240-like, with product MDYQQKQSPPFNDSEVSRKYIHDDLAFYVLSKLPIKSLKRFGCVRKSWSALFENSHFMALFRNHFLSHNNCDDDYQPFLLIYLRDHANHEYAELRLLDSRIKLNLPPPLQQGDHVISILGKTSVNGVFCIAQTHPGTDDINKVSYVLWNPATDEFLVIPHSPDELVPQHPLLWVNHEFHGFGYDQLRDDFKLIQYVSFDSSSCDGYDYDIDSPPPQGMLYDPFFEIYSLRNNSWKILHMDDMSPWYIGNAFTGVELYTDGACHWLLQGNQHEMVLMSFDLSDQVFFTTPIGERTELDYGYLAVLNGSVAFIINHDNDNIFHISILGELGVKESWIKLFICGPMPSIEGHPIGFGKRGYIFFRKLDDELVRVDLSTGIMEELGVKGEDYCCTIGHYQESLLPIRGS from the exons ATGGATTATCAGCAGAAGCAATCACCACCGTTCAACGATTCAGAG GTTAGCAGAAAGTATATTCACGATGATCTTGCTTTCTACGTTCTTTCGAAACTGCCCATAAAATCATTGAAACGCTTTGGATGCGTACGCAAATCATGGTCCGCTTTATTTGAAAACTCTCATTTCATGGCCTTGTTTCGAAACCATTTCTTATCTCATAACAATTGTGATGATGATTATCAACCATTTCTCCTCATATATCTACGTGACCATGCTAATCATGAATACGCTGAATTGCGTTTGCTCGATAGTAGAATCAAATTAAATTTGCCACCTCCATTACAACAGGGTGACCATGTAATTAGTATTTTGGGAAAAACAAGTGTTAACGGTGTTTTTTGTATTGCACAAACTCATCCAGGGACGGATGATATAAATAAGGTCAGCTATGTTTTGTGGAACCCGGCTACCGATGAATTCCTTGTCATTCCTCATAGCCCAGATGAGCTTGTACCACAACACCCTCTCCTTTGGGTGAATCATGAATTTCATGGGTTTGGTTATGACCAACTAAGAGATGACTTTAAGCTCATTCAGTATGTATCTTTTGATAGCTCAAGTTGTGATGGCTATGACTATGACATTGATTCTCCTCCACCTCAAGGTATGCTGTATGACCCTTTTTTTGAGATATATAGTCTAAGAAACAATTCTTGGAAGATACTCCACATGGACGATATGTCTCCGTGGTATATTGGTAATGCATTTACTGGTGTCGAATTGTACACGGATGGTGCATGTCATTGGTTGCTTCAGGGTAATCAACATGAAATGGTTCTCATGTCATTTGACCTGAGTGATCAAGTGTTCTTTACAACACCCATTGGTGAAAGAACTGAGTTGGATTATGGATACTTGGCGGTGTTAAATGGATCAGTTGCTTTTATCATAAATCATGACAACGATAATATTTTTCACATATCTATTCTAGGTGAACTCGGTGTGAAGGAATCATGGATCAAACTATTTATTTGTGGCCCCATGCCTTCCATCGAGGGGCATCCAATTGGATTTGGGAAGAGGGGATATATTTTCTTTAGAAAACTAGATGACGAACTAGTACGGGTTGATTTGAGCACCGGAATCATGGAGGAGCTTGGTGTTAAAGGAGAGGATTATTGTTGTACAATCGGACATTACCAGGAAAGCCTTCTCCCGATTCGAGGATCATGA
- the LOC131648873 gene encoding ATP-dependent DNA helicase 2 subunit KU70-like has translation MDVEDDPDFDIFRDEDEDPDAQFERENDSNKEYVVYLVDASPKMFNTSCLSDNHHSETHFQIALSCISLTLKAQIINKSYDQVSICFFNTREKRNLQDLNGVYAFHLPEGDYLDRPTARLIKDFDNLHESFSKNIGSQHGVLPGSRENPLYNAIWVAQALLRKGSAKTVNKRILLFTNEDDPFGCLKGAFKSDMTRTTLQKAKDAQDLGITIELLPLSTSDETFDLSKFYVDLIGLEGDELVNFMASAGNKLEDMKDQLRKRMFTKRRVKKFKFTLVDGLSIELNSYALIRHTVPGSITWLDSITNRPLKSERSFICADTGALVEEYTRRFHPYKNQNIIFSVKELSEIKRVATGHLHLLGFKPLSCLRDYYNMKPSTFLYPSDEGTDGSMCTFIALHKSMIQLNRFAVAFSGSSSRPQLVALIAQDEVIQSGGQIEPPGMHMIYLPYSDDIRLVEERFSDTSGVPKASADQIKKASDLIKRLDLKDFSVFQFTNPALQRHYAVLEALALEEDEIPEIKDETLPDEEGLARPGVVRVLEEFKTSIYGENYDEEIELGTGKPTEASKKRKAHTEFAKKECESYDWGELADTGKLKDLTMVELKYYLTGHNLPVSGKKEAIVSRILTHMGK, from the exons ATGGATGTTGAAGATGATCCTGACTTTGATATCTTCAGAGACGAAGATGAAGATCCCGATGCTCAATTCGAAAGG GAAAATGACTCCAACAAAGAATACGTGGTTTATCTCGTCGATGCATCTCCCAAAATGTTCAACACGAGTTGCTTATCG GATAATCATCACTCTGAAACTCACTTCCAGATTGCCCTTAGCTGCATCTCTCTCACTCTCAAGGCTCAGATCATTAACAAATCCTATGATCAAGTTTCCATATGCTTTTTCAACACC AGGGAGAAGAGGAATTTACAAGACCTAAATGGTGTTTATGCATTTCATCTTCCTGAAGGAGACTATCTAGACAGGCCTACTGCTAGGCTTATCAAAGACTTTGATAATCTCCACg AATCTTTTTCCAAAAACATTGGAAGTCAGCACGGTGTCTTGCCGGGAAGTCGAGAGAATCCTCTCTACAATGCTATCTGGGTGGCTCAAGCACTTCTTCGTAAAGG GTCCGCAAAGACAGTCAACAAACGCATACTTTTGTTCACAAATGAAGATGATCCTTTTGGGTGCCTCAAAGGGGCTTTCAAATCTGACATGACAAGAACCACACTTCAGAAAGCTAAA GACGCACAAGATCTTGGCATAACAATTGAGCTTCTTCCATTGAGTACTTCGGATGAAACGTTTGACTTATCTAAATTCTATGTT GATTTGATTGGCTTGGAAGGAGACGAGCTTGTTAACTTTATGGCATCAGCAGGAAACAA ATTGGAGGATATGAAAGATCAGTTAAGAAAGCGCATGTTTACAAAACGTAGagtcaaaaaatttaaattcacaTTAGTTGATGGGCTATCAATAGAGCTTAATTCATATGCTTTAATTCGTCACACTGTTCCTG GGTCAATCACATGGCTTGATTCCATTACTAATCGTCCTTTGAAG AGTGAAAGAAGTTTCATTTGTGCTGATACTGGTGCATTGGTGGAAGAATATACCAGACGGTTTCATCCTTATAAAAA CCAGAATATTATATTTTCTGTGAAGGAGTTATCTGAAATTAAGAGAGTTGCTACTGGACATCTACATCTTTTAGGTTTCAAGCCATTGAGTTGCTTGAGAGATTATTACAACATGAAGCCATCAACTTTCCTTTATCCAAGTGACGAG GGTACAGATGGTAGCATGTGTACCTTCATTGCCCTTCATAAGTCTATGATACAGCTCAACCG TTTTGCAGTTGCATTTAGTGGCAGTTCATCTCGGCCTCAATTGGTCGCCCTTATTGCGCAG GATGAGGTTATCCAATCTGGTGGTCAGATTGAGCCGCCTGGAATGCACATGATTTATCTTCCATATTCTGATGACATCAGACTTGTTGAGGAG CGTTTTTCAGATACTAGTGGGGTGCCTAAAGCAAGTGCTGATCAGATAAAAAAGGCATCTGATTTAATTAAGCGTTTGGACTTGAAAGATTTTTCTGTATTCCAGTTTACCAACCCTG CCTTGCAGAGACATTATGCAGTATTGGAGGCATTAGCTCTGGAAGAAGACGAGATTCCAGAAATCAAAGATGAAACATTACCTGACGAGGAAGGTTTGGCCAG ACCAGGAGTGGTAAGGGTATTAGAAGAATTCAAGACCTCTATATACGGGGAGAATTATGACGAGGAAATTGAGCTTGGCACCGGAAAGCCAACTGAAGCCTCCAAGAAACGGAAAGCGCATACTGAGTTTGCTAAGAAAGAGTGTGAGAGCTATGATTGGGGTGAGCTTGCTGATACTGGAAAG TTGAAGGATTTGACAATGGTGGAGTTAAAGTATTATCTCACTGGACACAATCTTCCTGTTTCTGGGAAGAAGGAAGCTATAGTTAGCCGAATATTAACTCATATGGGAAAATGA